In a genomic window of Thiosocius teredinicola:
- a CDS encoding PilZ domain-containing protein: MSDEPTQATANEERRSYFRIDDTVRMSLRRVPPEELAARLDRLDHDLAGSFTVMSSLTAITAQMTASLRRIENRDADLAAYLRAIDQKIEVIGRAFIAQEPELAAEAATAVNLSAGGMSAVVDEIYEPGTELEIRLLLFPSFTGLMIYGTVVECSPVEEGEGGKYLVRMEFSHIREQDRELLIRHLLRCQSRQLRDRNEDEEL; encoded by the coding sequence ATGAGTGACGAACCGACGCAGGCAACGGCCAACGAGGAAAGACGCAGCTATTTTCGTATCGACGACACGGTACGCATGAGTCTGCGGCGCGTACCGCCGGAAGAACTGGCGGCACGTCTGGATCGACTCGATCACGACCTGGCGGGGTCGTTCACAGTGATGTCGAGCCTGACCGCGATCACTGCGCAGATGACCGCCAGCCTGCGGCGGATCGAAAACCGCGACGCCGATCTGGCCGCCTACTTGCGGGCGATCGACCAGAAGATCGAGGTCATCGGGCGCGCCTTCATCGCCCAAGAGCCGGAACTGGCGGCTGAAGCGGCCACCGCCGTCAACCTGAGCGCCGGTGGTATGAGCGCGGTGGTCGACGAGATCTACGAACCGGGCACCGAACTGGAGATCCGTCTGCTGCTGTTTCCGTCTTTCACCGGCCTGATGATCTACGGCACGGTCGTAGAGTGCAGCCCCGTGGAAGAGGGCGAAGGTGGTAAGTATCTGGTCCGCATGGAATTTTCCCATATCCGAGAACAGGATCGCGAGTTGCTGATCCGGCATTTGCTGCGTTGTCAGAGCCGTCAGCTGCGTGATCGCAACGAAGACGAAGAGCTATGA
- a CDS encoding MotB family protein has protein sequence MADDCPKCEEGLPPWMGTFADLMSLLMCFFVLLLSFATIDAVRFKKMAESMRDAFGVQREIPAAEIVKGVSVIKMEWSPTVSEQAVITEIRQETSEVEEKHLKMHDAEKDKPDEGENEQQEKQQDIRDQQQLSAEQQQDIDEQLAMQAAQEQMEKDLAEQFAELQDSLDPEVEAGLVTLEKKEGTIIIRIQEKGSFGSGSASLDPDFHKVMDRISKVLAPKPGKIMVAGHTDNIPIRTGRFRSNWELSSARAVTVLHSLLRNKDIAENRVVVQGFADTHPLVANDSPQNRAKNRRVELILSRAVGENFDDIQELGPQGPESGENE, from the coding sequence ATGGCAGACGATTGCCCGAAATGCGAAGAAGGCCTGCCGCCATGGATGGGCACCTTCGCCGACCTGATGTCGCTGTTGATGTGCTTCTTCGTGCTGCTGCTGTCGTTCGCCACGATCGATGCCGTGCGCTTCAAAAAAATGGCTGAATCGATGCGCGATGCGTTCGGCGTGCAGCGCGAGATTCCCGCTGCGGAGATCGTCAAGGGCGTCAGCGTGATCAAGATGGAATGGAGTCCGACGGTTTCCGAGCAGGCGGTGATCACCGAGATCCGCCAGGAGACCAGCGAGGTCGAAGAAAAGCATCTGAAGATGCACGACGCCGAAAAGGACAAGCCCGACGAGGGCGAGAACGAGCAGCAGGAAAAACAGCAGGACATCAGAGATCAGCAGCAGCTGAGCGCCGAACAACAGCAAGACATCGACGAGCAGTTGGCGATGCAGGCGGCGCAGGAACAGATGGAGAAAGACCTGGCCGAGCAGTTTGCCGAACTCCAGGACTCGCTCGATCCCGAGGTAGAAGCCGGCCTGGTCACCCTCGAGAAGAAGGAAGGCACGATCATTATCCGCATCCAGGAGAAAGGCTCGTTCGGTTCCGGCAGCGCCAGTCTGGATCCGGACTTTCACAAGGTGATGGACCGCATCAGCAAGGTGCTGGCGCCCAAGCCCGGCAAGATCATGGTGGCCGGTCATACCGACAATATCCCGATTCGAACCGGGCGTTTCCGCTCCAACTGGGAGCTGTCCTCGGCGCGCGCGGTTACCGTGCTGCATTCGTTGCTGCGCAACAAAGACATCGCCGAGAACCGGGTGGTGGTGCAAGGCTTTGCCGACACCCACCCGCTGGTGGCGAACGATTCGCCGCAGAACCGCGCGAAGAACCGCCGGGTCGAGCTGATCCTGTCGCGTGCGGTCGGCGAAAATTTCGATGACATTCAGGAACTGGGTCCGCAAGGCCCCGAGAGTGGCGAAAATGAGTGA
- the pomA gene encoding flagellar motor protein PomA, which translates to MDIATLVGLLGGFGIIIGAIATGGDVMLFVNVPSILIVVGGTFMVTLMQVSLADFLGSFAIGLKAFLYKVDDPKKLIEEAVGLADVARKNGLLALEGQEISNEFMQKGIGLCVDGHDPALVQKMLTKDIDLTIQRHEVGQRMFKNMAVMAPAMGMIGTLVGLVQMLANMSDPAAIGPAMAVALLTTLYGAVIANAFAQPMADKLGRASELEQTNKSLILETIAGIQEGMNPKVLEQLLGTYLPPKKRVEGE; encoded by the coding sequence GTGGATATCGCTACGCTCGTCGGCCTGCTCGGCGGCTTCGGCATTATTATCGGCGCAATCGCCACTGGCGGCGATGTGATGTTGTTCGTCAACGTCCCGTCCATTCTCATTGTTGTCGGCGGCACCTTCATGGTGACCCTGATGCAGGTCTCGCTGGCCGACTTTCTCGGCTCGTTCGCCATCGGCCTGAAAGCATTCCTGTACAAGGTAGACGACCCCAAGAAACTGATCGAAGAAGCGGTCGGCCTGGCCGACGTCGCGCGCAAGAACGGCTTGCTGGCACTCGAAGGCCAGGAGATCTCCAACGAATTCATGCAAAAAGGCATCGGATTGTGCGTCGACGGCCACGATCCGGCGCTGGTGCAGAAGATGCTGACCAAGGACATCGACCTGACCATTCAGCGCCACGAGGTCGGTCAGCGCATGTTCAAGAACATGGCGGTGATGGCACCGGCGATGGGCATGATCGGTACCCTGGTCGGCCTGGTGCAGATGCTGGCGAACATGTCCGATCCCGCGGCGATCGGTCCGGCAATGGCGGTGGCCCTGCTGACCACGCTGTACGGCGCCGTCATCGCGAACGCCTTTGCCCAGCCAATGGCCGACAAGCTCGGCCGCGCCAGCGAGTTGGAGCAGACCAACAAATCCCTGATCCTCGAAACCATCGCCGGCATCCAGGAGGGCATGAACCCGAAGGTGCTGGAGCAACTGCTCGGCACGTATCTACCACCGAAGAAGCGCGTCGAAGGCGAGTGA
- a CDS encoding SDR family oxidoreductase has translation MSEIQKRSILVTGCSSGIGRCVALGLNARGHRVIASARKPEDIEALREAGLEAIELHLDRPESVRTAAEQVLATTEGRLYGLFNNGAYGQPGAVEDLTWEVLEAQLRTNLLGTHELTRLILPSMRRHGEGRIIHNSSVLGLVAMAYRGAYNCSKFALEGLSDTLRLELHDSGIHVSLIEPGPISSRFRENAFRHYKANIDAENSAHRDNYRAMEARLAHKGDTSRFTLPPEAVLEKVIHALESDRPRARYPVTTPTVLFNVLRRFLGTRQMDWILRKASGGGAR, from the coding sequence ATGAGCGAAATTCAGAAGCGATCGATCTTGGTGACAGGCTGCTCCAGCGGCATTGGCCGCTGCGTGGCGTTGGGTCTTAACGCACGTGGCCATCGGGTGATCGCCAGCGCCCGCAAACCGGAAGACATCGAGGCGTTGCGCGAGGCCGGCCTGGAGGCAATCGAGCTGCACCTGGACCGTCCCGAATCCGTTCGCACCGCCGCCGAACAGGTGCTCGCCACGACCGAAGGCCGCCTTTACGGCCTGTTCAACAATGGCGCCTACGGCCAACCCGGGGCGGTGGAAGATTTGACCTGGGAGGTCCTCGAAGCCCAGCTGCGCACCAACCTGTTGGGCACGCATGAGCTGACGCGCCTGATCTTGCCGAGCATGCGTCGCCACGGCGAAGGTCGCATCATTCACAACAGCTCGGTGCTGGGGCTGGTTGCGATGGCCTATCGCGGCGCCTACAACTGTTCGAAGTTCGCGCTCGAAGGGCTGAGCGACACGCTGCGCCTGGAGCTGCACGACAGCGGCATCCATGTGAGCCTGATCGAACCGGGGCCGATCAGCAGCCGCTTCCGCGAGAACGCATTCCGCCACTACAAGGCGAACATCGACGCTGAAAACAGTGCCCACCGCGACAACTACCGGGCAATGGAGGCGCGTCTCGCGCATAAAGGCGATACCAGCCGTTTCACCCTGCCGCCGGAGGCCGTGCTGGAGAAAGTGATCCACGCGCTGGAAAGCGATAGACCCCGCGCGCGTTACCCGGTAACCACACCCACGGTGTTGTTCAACGTGCTGCGGCGCTTCCTCGGCACCCGGCAGATGGACTGGATACTACGCAAGGCGTCGGGCGGCGGGGCACGCTGA
- the gshA gene encoding glutamate--cysteine ligase translates to MLNSVRNRLTQLAGEADIQLLRDGRFGLEKESLRVATTGGIALTPHPKALGSALTHPDITTDYSEALMEFITPPMTDVQSALDYLADLQAYVYRHLDDEILWATSMPCVLAGDENIPIAHYGTSSAGRMKHLYRVGLGHRYGRVMQVIAGVHFNWSFAEALWPALHKIEGGEGSLRAFRDARYMGQIRNLQRYGWLIPYLFGASPAVCKSFFLGQATNLPSFDETTYYAPHATSLRMGDIGYQNSREEGLGIKACYNDVHSYAESLLRATMQPAEAWEALGVKVGDDYRQLNANILQIENEYYSTVRPKQVLEGFEKPSLALKKRGIRYIELRSLDVNAYHPLGLDETQGRFLEVFLMYCLLADSPLVSVGEKREIDRNLLDVAHRGREPRLTLYHRDVRLPMRGWALEILESMLPVCEALDDIEGGAWFEDAVDMQIAKVRDPRLTPSATMLDEMRDKGESFYQFAHRLSFQHQRYFLQHALSPERIKELDAATEKSLAEQAAFEAQPQVDFDRFLADYFAQT, encoded by the coding sequence TTGCTCAACTCTGTTCGTAACCGGCTGACGCAGCTTGCCGGTGAAGCCGATATTCAACTACTGCGCGATGGCCGCTTCGGGCTCGAAAAAGAGAGTCTGCGCGTTGCCACGACGGGCGGCATCGCATTGACACCGCACCCGAAGGCGCTTGGATCGGCTCTTACTCATCCAGATATAACGACCGATTACTCCGAAGCTTTGATGGAGTTCATCACGCCGCCGATGACCGACGTGCAATCGGCGCTCGACTATCTGGCTGATCTGCAGGCCTACGTCTACCGTCATCTGGATGACGAGATCCTGTGGGCGACGAGCATGCCGTGCGTTCTGGCGGGTGACGAGAATATCCCGATCGCGCACTACGGTACCTCCAGCGCGGGCCGTATGAAACACCTGTACCGGGTTGGTCTGGGTCACCGCTATGGGCGGGTGATGCAGGTGATTGCCGGGGTGCACTTCAACTGGTCTTTCGCCGAGGCGCTATGGCCGGCGCTGCACAAGATCGAAGGGGGCGAGGGCAGCCTGCGGGCGTTTCGCGATGCGCGTTACATGGGGCAGATCCGTAACCTGCAGCGCTACGGCTGGCTGATTCCGTACCTGTTCGGTGCGTCGCCGGCGGTGTGCAAGTCGTTCTTTCTCGGCCAGGCGACCAACCTGCCGTCGTTCGATGAGACGACCTACTATGCGCCCCATGCCACGTCGCTGCGCATGGGCGACATCGGCTACCAGAACAGCCGTGAAGAGGGTCTTGGTATCAAGGCCTGCTACAACGACGTGCACTCGTACGCCGAGAGTCTGCTGCGCGCGACGATGCAGCCGGCCGAGGCCTGGGAGGCGCTCGGGGTGAAGGTCGGGGACGACTACCGGCAGCTCAACGCCAACATCCTGCAGATCGAAAACGAGTACTACAGCACCGTGCGGCCCAAGCAGGTGCTTGAGGGCTTCGAAAAGCCGAGCCTGGCGCTGAAGAAACGCGGTATCCGCTACATCGAGCTGCGTTCGTTGGACGTCAATGCCTATCATCCGCTCGGCCTGGACGAGACTCAGGGACGCTTCCTCGAGGTGTTCCTGATGTACTGCCTGCTGGCCGACAGCCCGTTGGTCAGCGTCGGCGAGAAGCGCGAGATCGACCGTAATCTGCTCGATGTCGCGCACCGCGGACGCGAACCGCGACTCACCTTGTACCACCGCGACGTTCGTCTGCCGATGCGCGGTTGGGCGCTGGAGATCCTCGAGTCGATGCTGCCGGTGTGCGAAGCGCTCGATGACATCGAAGGTGGGGCCTGGTTCGAAGACGCGGTGGATATGCAGATTGCGAAGGTCCGCGATCCGCGCCTGACGCCGTCGGCCACGATGCTCGACGAGATGCGCGACAAGGGCGAGAGCTTCTACCAATTCGCCCATCGGCTGTCGTTCCAACATCAGCGCTATTTCCTGCAGCACGCGCTGTCGCCGGAGCGGATCAAAGAACTCGATGCCGCGACCGAGAAGTCGCTCGCCGAACAGGCGGCGTTCGAAGCCCAGCCCCAAGTCGACTTCGACCGTTTCCTCGCCGACTACTTCGCGCAGACCTGA
- the pbpG gene encoding D-alanyl-D-alanine endopeptidase codes for MQTRKLVLASALSSLLALSTASVWAESPNGSRALRLWEQLETTKLDLRSKAALVVDRFGNTLYEREANRAMPIASVTKLMTAMVILDAKLPGDEMIEITDADRDMRKMTGSRLRVGSRLTRHQLLTLALMSSENRAAAALGRTYPGGLGAFIKAMNAKATELGMSQSQFVDPAGLDAGNMASAQDLAQMVFAAMQYEGIRQATTRPEMYVSPQQGRGSLRYLNTNRLLRSGKWDIQITKTGYINEAGRCLVMHTEFNGTPTVLVLLNSFGKLTPFGDANRVRKWIEKGVDRSIHKSANSTPHGDAANS; via the coding sequence ATGCAAACGCGTAAGCTTGTACTCGCATCCGCACTGAGTTCCCTACTTGCATTGTCGACGGCATCCGTCTGGGCCGAGAGCCCCAACGGCAGCCGCGCACTACGCCTGTGGGAGCAACTCGAAACCACCAAACTCGATCTGCGTTCGAAAGCAGCCTTGGTGGTGGACCGCTTCGGCAACACGCTGTATGAGCGCGAGGCGAATCGCGCGATGCCGATTGCATCGGTGACCAAGCTGATGACTGCCATGGTCATTCTTGACGCCAAGCTACCCGGCGACGAGATGATCGAGATCACCGATGCCGATCGCGACATGCGCAAGATGACCGGCTCGCGCCTGCGGGTCGGATCTCGCCTGACACGCCACCAGTTGCTCACGCTGGCGCTGATGTCGTCGGAGAATCGTGCGGCGGCCGCGTTGGGTCGAACCTACCCCGGCGGTCTGGGGGCTTTCATCAAGGCGATGAACGCGAAGGCCACTGAACTGGGCATGAGCCAATCGCAGTTCGTCGACCCGGCCGGACTGGACGCGGGAAACATGGCATCGGCCCAGGATCTTGCGCAGATGGTGTTCGCTGCGATGCAATACGAAGGCATCCGCCAAGCGACCACGCGCCCCGAGATGTACGTCAGCCCGCAGCAGGGTCGCGGCTCGCTGCGCTACCTGAACACCAACCGCCTGTTGCGCAGCGGCAAGTGGGATATCCAGATTACCAAGACGGGTTACATCAACGAGGCCGGTCGATGCCTGGTGATGCATACCGAGTTCAACGGCACACCGACCGTGCTGGTGCTGCTGAACTCCTTCGGCAAGCTGACGCCGTTCGGCGATGCCAATCGGGTGCGTAAATGGATCGAGAAAGGTGTCGACCGCTCGATTCACAAGAGCGCCAACAGCACGCCGCACGGTGACGCGGCGAATAGCTGA
- a CDS encoding carboxy terminal-processing peptidase, whose translation MTLLPVAFCLVTGGALAKPTTVSIDELRADEQQRQTALIITQVMEKFHYRKPRLDNDMSSAVFDRYLESLDANRSFFSAADIAEFEAYRDKLDDSLRTGKLEPAFQIFRRFRELVEYRIGFATDLLESNEFNFNRDEQYQFDRSKAEWMPDGAALDDLWRKRVKNDILSLRLSGKDEKEINKTLGKRYEGIARRVSQMAAEDVFQAFVNAFTLSVEPHTSYMSPRLSENFDIGMRLSLQGIGAVLSNDNEFTEIQSTVPGGPAEKSGELKSGDRIVGVAQGDGGEMEDVIGWRLQDVVDLIRGPKDSIVRLSILPKSQGIGGRTREVTLTRDEIKLEDKAAKSEVIEVEGVRLGVVEIPAFYRDFGAQAAGVENFRSTTRDVRALLDKLQSDRVDGIIIDLRRNGGGSLSEATELTGLFIEKGPVVQVKDSSGNVEIERDPDPEQVYAGPLAVLVDRNSASASEIFAGAIQDYNRGLILGEPTFGKGTVQTLVDLGRFLRSRDDIGRLRLTMAQFFRVQGGSTQHRGVMPDIVYPTAKGAAEHGERALDNALPWASIQPAEHQLLGVQSVTELREASARRIAKNPGFRFLIEEEEDLIDLEKRNTVSLRESVRRAEWDEREQVRLDRRNRLREFRGLPALDNLDDADEERFVSEEEKDEEGIRRIMLEESANILADQIRSTRPRTALVN comes from the coding sequence TTGACTCTTTTGCCTGTGGCCTTCTGCCTGGTGACGGGCGGTGCATTGGCCAAGCCGACGACGGTGTCGATCGACGAACTGCGTGCTGACGAGCAGCAACGCCAGACCGCCCTGATCATCACCCAGGTCATGGAAAAGTTTCACTACCGCAAACCGCGCCTCGACAACGACATGTCATCCGCGGTTTTTGATCGTTACCTCGAATCGCTGGACGCCAACCGCAGTTTCTTCAGTGCCGCCGACATCGCGGAGTTCGAGGCCTATCGCGACAAGCTGGATGACAGCCTGCGTACCGGCAAACTCGAGCCGGCGTTTCAGATCTTCCGCCGTTTCCGCGAGCTGGTCGAATATCGCATCGGCTTCGCCACAGATTTGCTCGAGAGCAACGAGTTCAATTTCAATCGCGACGAGCAGTACCAGTTCGACCGCTCCAAGGCCGAGTGGATGCCCGACGGGGCTGCGCTCGACGATCTGTGGCGCAAGCGGGTGAAGAACGACATCCTGTCTCTGCGCCTGTCCGGCAAGGACGAGAAAGAGATTAACAAGACCCTTGGCAAGCGCTACGAAGGGATCGCCCGTCGGGTCAGCCAGATGGCCGCGGAGGACGTATTCCAGGCGTTCGTCAATGCGTTCACGCTGAGCGTCGAACCACACACCAGTTATATGTCGCCGCGCCTGTCGGAGAATTTCGATATCGGCATGCGCCTGTCGCTGCAAGGTATCGGCGCAGTGCTAAGCAACGATAACGAGTTCACCGAGATTCAAAGCACGGTACCGGGCGGCCCGGCCGAAAAGAGCGGTGAACTCAAGAGCGGCGACCGCATCGTCGGTGTTGCGCAGGGCGACGGCGGCGAGATGGAAGATGTCATCGGCTGGCGCCTGCAGGACGTCGTCGATCTGATCCGCGGCCCCAAAGACAGCATCGTGCGCCTCAGCATCCTGCCGAAGAGTCAGGGTATCGGCGGGCGGACGCGCGAGGTCACGCTGACCCGCGACGAGATCAAGCTCGAAGACAAGGCAGCCAAGAGCGAGGTGATCGAGGTTGAAGGCGTGCGCCTCGGCGTGGTCGAGATCCCGGCCTTCTACCGTGACTTCGGCGCGCAAGCGGCCGGGGTGGAAAATTTCCGCAGCACCACGCGCGACGTGCGCGCGCTGCTCGACAAGCTGCAATCCGATCGGGTCGACGGCATCATCATCGACCTGCGTCGCAATGGCGGCGGCTCCTTGTCCGAGGCCACCGAACTGACCGGATTGTTCATTGAGAAGGGGCCGGTCGTTCAGGTCAAGGATTCGTCAGGCAACGTCGAGATCGAGCGCGACCCCGATCCGGAGCAGGTGTATGCCGGCCCGTTGGCGGTGCTGGTCGACCGCAACAGCGCATCGGCCTCTGAGATCTTTGCCGGTGCAATCCAGGACTACAACCGCGGCCTGATCCTCGGTGAACCGACTTTTGGCAAGGGCACCGTGCAGACCCTGGTCGATCTCGGCCGTTTCCTGCGTTCGCGTGACGACATCGGGCGCCTTCGCCTGACCATGGCGCAGTTCTTCCGCGTACAGGGCGGCAGCACGCAGCACCGCGGCGTGATGCCCGACATCGTCTATCCGACCGCCAAAGGTGCGGCCGAGCACGGCGAACGTGCGCTCGACAATGCCTTGCCCTGGGCATCGATTCAGCCGGCGGAACACCAGTTGCTCGGTGTGCAGTCGGTAACCGAACTGCGCGAGGCGTCGGCGCGTCGGATCGCCAAGAACCCCGGTTTCCGTTTCCTGATCGAGGAAGAGGAAGACCTGATCGACCTGGAAAAGCGCAACACCGTGTCGCTGCGTGAATCGGTACGTCGCGCCGAGTGGGATGAACGCGAACAGGTGCGTTTGGACCGTCGCAACCGGCTGCGCGAGTTCCGCGGTCTGCCGGCGCTCGATAATCTAGACGACGCCGATGAAGAGCGTTTCGTATCCGAAGAAGAAAAGGACGAGGAAGGTATCCGACGCATCATGTTGGAAGAGTCCGCCAATATCCTGGCAGATCAGATTCGTTCGACGCGTCCGCGCACCGCATTGGTCAACTGA
- a CDS encoding DUF4743 domain-containing protein, producing MSFFRHITACNSPIDEVFLPWRIDEQVVGLVRPAFIEHLRRFPDVFEFGDAQFRLAPDLDGFEARSEALNEVARALSDAEVISPYMGEPYAVTPGGRESAVCVVDRAAAAYFGVHSFGQHLNGYVKRADGIYMWLGRRARDRLLFPGYLDNMVAGGLPHSLSLEENLVKECAEEANVPEELARNAVPVGAVSYNRVAERGLRRDVLYCYDLALSDDFEPRNTDGEVEEFMLLPLDEVARIVLETEEMKLNCNLVVIDFLIRHGWLPPHHPEYLDLVTGLRQPMHRQGEQ from the coding sequence ATGAGTTTTTTCCGTCACATAACTGCCTGCAATTCACCGATCGACGAGGTCTTTCTGCCCTGGCGAATCGATGAGCAGGTCGTCGGTCTGGTGAGGCCTGCGTTCATCGAACACCTGCGCCGTTTCCCCGATGTGTTCGAATTCGGCGACGCGCAGTTTCGCCTGGCGCCCGACCTCGACGGTTTCGAGGCGCGCAGCGAGGCGCTGAACGAAGTCGCACGTGCGTTGTCTGACGCGGAGGTGATCTCACCTTATATGGGCGAGCCCTATGCAGTGACACCGGGCGGGCGCGAGTCGGCCGTGTGCGTGGTCGATCGGGCGGCCGCAGCCTACTTTGGCGTGCACTCTTTCGGTCAACACCTTAATGGTTACGTCAAACGTGCCGATGGCATCTACATGTGGCTCGGTAGGCGGGCCCGCGATCGACTGCTGTTTCCCGGGTACCTCGACAACATGGTGGCCGGCGGACTGCCGCATTCCTTGAGCCTGGAAGAAAACCTGGTCAAAGAATGCGCCGAAGAGGCCAACGTACCCGAAGAACTGGCTAGGAATGCTGTTCCTGTGGGTGCGGTGTCGTACAACAGGGTTGCCGAACGTGGACTACGGCGCGATGTTTTGTACTGCTACGACCTGGCGTTGAGCGACGATTTCGAGCCGCGCAATACCGATGGCGAGGTTGAGGAGTTCATGTTGCTGCCGCTCGACGAGGTCGCCCGCATCGTGCTTGAAACCGAGGAAATGAAGCTGAACTGCAACCTGGTGGTGATCGATTTCCTGATCCGGCATGGCTGGCTGCCGCCGCATCATCCGGAGTACCTCGATTTGGTCACCGGTCTGCGGCAGCCGATGCACCGCCAGGGCGAACAGTAA
- a CDS encoding M48 family metalloprotease has protein sequence MLTSKRLMAVVLIAASGLFGGCAVNPVTGKNEIAFVPESQELAIGQKNYGPYRQAQGGDYVVEPELSQYVKSVGGRLAKVSDRKLPYEFSILNDSTPNAWALPGGKISINRGLLVELDNEAELAAVLAHEIVHAAARHSAQAMERGVFLQGALVAAGVALGGTDYRDVGMAAAGVGAQLTNQKFSRGDESEADAYGMQYMVRAGYDPAAAVRLQETFVRLAEGKEADWLSGLFASHPPSRERVAANREMVAKLGNPGGDVGQARYQNAIARLKRTKPAYEAYDEARTAFKDGKLDTAMAKVDRAISIEPKEAAFYGLRGEIQAAKNGDKSALKDLDKAVALNPDYFRPLLVRGYMRQEAGDTGGAERDLKRSLSLLPTAEGYYSLGNVAARQGKESQAIGYFQKAATSSSNVGKAATKRLAQLDLNKNPARYVATAMGLSKDGYLVVKIANEAGVAVRNVRVVVGPKSINGVRKQIEFGIDRVLDAGKAVQVKTDLGPMSVSKARGYGAVVSNAELAR, from the coding sequence ATGCTGACGAGCAAACGACTTATGGCGGTGGTGTTGATCGCTGCGAGCGGCCTGTTTGGCGGTTGTGCCGTCAACCCGGTGACCGGTAAGAACGAGATCGCCTTCGTTCCCGAATCGCAGGAGCTGGCGATCGGGCAGAAAAATTACGGCCCCTACCGTCAGGCCCAAGGTGGCGACTATGTCGTCGAACCGGAATTGAGCCAGTACGTGAAGTCGGTTGGTGGTCGCCTGGCTAAGGTCAGCGATCGCAAGCTGCCCTACGAGTTCAGCATCCTGAACGATTCCACGCCCAATGCCTGGGCGCTGCCGGGCGGCAAGATCTCAATCAACCGCGGCCTGTTGGTCGAGCTCGACAACGAGGCGGAGCTCGCTGCCGTCCTCGCCCACGAGATTGTGCACGCCGCGGCCCGTCATAGTGCGCAGGCGATGGAGCGGGGCGTATTTCTGCAGGGCGCCCTGGTGGCGGCCGGTGTCGCGCTCGGTGGCACGGACTATCGCGACGTCGGCATGGCGGCCGCCGGTGTCGGCGCGCAGCTGACCAATCAGAAGTTCAGCCGCGGGGACGAAAGCGAGGCCGATGCCTACGGTATGCAGTACATGGTGCGCGCGGGCTACGATCCGGCAGCTGCGGTGCGCTTGCAGGAAACTTTCGTGCGGCTGGCCGAAGGCAAGGAAGCGGACTGGCTGAGCGGGCTGTTCGCCAGTCACCCGCCATCGCGCGAACGTGTCGCGGCCAACCGCGAAATGGTCGCGAAGTTGGGTAACCCGGGGGGAGACGTCGGGCAGGCGCGCTACCAGAACGCGATCGCGCGCTTGAAGCGCACCAAGCCCGCGTACGAGGCCTACGATGAGGCACGCACGGCGTTCAAAGACGGCAAACTCGACACGGCCATGGCGAAGGTTGATCGGGCGATCAGCATCGAACCCAAAGAGGCGGCTTTCTACGGCCTGCGCGGTGAGATCCAGGCGGCCAAGAACGGCGACAAGAGTGCGCTGAAAGATCTCGACAAGGCAGTAGCCTTGAACCCCGACTACTTTCGACCGTTGCTGGTGCGGGGTTATATGCGCCAGGAAGCGGGCGATACCGGCGGTGCCGAACGCGACCTGAAACGTAGCCTGTCGTTGTTGCCGACGGCTGAGGGTTACTACAGCCTGGGCAACGTGGCCGCCAGGCAGGGCAAGGAGTCGCAGGCGATCGGCTATTTCCAGAAGGCTGCCACGTCGTCATCAAACGTGGGCAAGGCCGCAACCAAGCGCCTTGCACAGCTCGATCTGAACAAGAACCCGGCGCGCTACGTGGCAACCGCGATGGGCCTGAGCAAGGACGGTTACCTGGTGGTCAAGATCGCCAACGAAGCGGGCGTCGCCGTGCGCAACGTGCGGGTGGTTGTCGGACCGAAGTCGATCAACGGTGTGCGCAAACAGATCGAGTTTGGTATCGATCGGGTGCTCGACGCCGGCAAGGCGGTGCAGGTCAAAACCGATCTGGGACCGATGAGTGTATCCAAGGCGCGCGGTTACGGTGCGGTTGTCAGCAACGCGGAGCTGGCTCGCTAG